A region of the Silene latifolia isolate original U9 population chromosome 9, ASM4854445v1, whole genome shotgun sequence genome:
TCACATGAGTTGCAATAATAATACGTTTTATTGCCACTTTAGAGTTTGTTTCCTAGAAGTTTCCAATGACCATTAGTGGGTAGGCAGTGTAATTCTCCCATCATGTAGGAGTTGAAAACTCCTATGGAGTTTGAAATTCCTCCATTTTATAAAAAAATGGGGTAAACAAATAACCTCCAAAAACCACAATTCATAGGATTCTAGAATTCCCATGAATTGAGTGGCAACCAAACGAGCCCCCTGGGTAATTAAACTTCCCCGTTAATGTAGAAATTAAAATCATATGTATTACAAATTAACATATCAATTTAATTCCTGCATGAACCAAACGAGGTCTAACACGAAATATTTAGATGCAACATATTTTAAATCTTAATGTTGGCTTTTGAAACGTGTCCAAATGTGCTCCACGAGGCCAGCCTTTAATTGATGATGCATTAGTCTATCTCAGATTATCGCATCCCTAGCAAGATATATTTCAAAATCTAGGTCATGTTCTTGTTCAAAATCATTAACAATAGTTGAAGAAAAATCATCTTGAGAAATGTTTCTACTATAAGTGTGACGCTTATCTTCGACAATCATATTGTGAAGTATTATGCATGTATCCATGATGTCATGAAGCCTCCTCTTATGCCAAGAACGCGTTGGTCCAAGAACTATAATGAAAAAAGATTTTAGTACTCCAAATGCTCGTTCTGCAtcttttcttgcattttcttgtcTTTCTTTAAATAAAAGCCTTTTTGGGTCTCGGGGGTGTGCAAAGTTCTTGACAAAAGCTGCCCACTCAGGGTATGTACCATCGCTGAGATTATACCCCATCTCATATTCAGTACCATTTATTGTAAATTGA
Encoded here:
- the LOC141602023 gene encoding uncharacterized protein LOC141602023; its protein translation is MQDLAQTTALEIQFTINGTEYEMGYNLSDGTYPEWAAFVKNFAHPRDPKRLLFKERQENARKDAERAFGVLKSFFIIVLGPTRSWHKRRLHDIMDTCIILHNMIVEDKRHTYSRNISQDDFSSTIVNDFEQEHDLDFEIYLARDAII